The Piliocolobus tephrosceles isolate RC106 chromosome 16, ASM277652v3, whole genome shotgun sequence DNA window ATAACTGTAATACTTTTTGTTGGGCTCCTTAATCTTTATGAAATgttcctctttatttttcataatgcttCTGCTGTTAAATCTTTGGATATTAGTGTGTTAATACTAGCTTTTTTTGTCTAGTTTTGCATCTTTGGATATAGGTGTATTAACACCTCAgcttttttggtctgttttgcaTGGTGTGATTCGTTCCGTCCTTTTGCTTTCAACCTTTCTGTGATGTTATCTTTAAACTGTGTCCCTTGTGAGCAGTTtataaggttttctttttgttttttggtttttttttgagatggagtctcgctctgtcacccaggctggagtgcagcggtgccatctcagctcactgcaagctctgcctcccgggttcacgccattctcctgcctcagcctcctgagcagctgggacgaccggtgcccaccaccacgcccggctaatttttttgtatttttagtagagatggggtttcaccatgttagccaggatggtcttgatctcctgaccttgtgatccgcccacctggcctcccaaagtgctgggattacaggtgtgagccaccacacctggccactacagtttataagattttttaaaaaagtaattatcaGACAATTCTGGGTGTGTGATTCCAGGTTAGTAGGTTTGTTTTTTCCCCTCATACTTTAAAGAGATCATTTCATCATCTCTGGCTTCCATTGTTTCTGTTGAAAGAGGGAGTTCTCAGTTTAATTGTTGCTACTTTGAAGATAAAGTGTATTATTTTCCtctgtctttaatattttctcattacatttctttctttcgaAGTTTGACagtaaggggtgtgtgtgtgtgtgtgtgtgtgtgtgtgtgtgtggtttaagaaaaaaataaataaataaactccagATTGTGTTGGGATTTTACCAGTTTTTAGATTAATGTTTCGGGATTCAAGCCAGTGTCCACTGCTTAGTTTTCAGGTTTACTCcttctctttttgtctgtttctcagtctttccttatTTTTCGTGACACTAAGAGAGTAATGGTCAGGTTATCTGGTCCCATAGTCTGGGTTTATatgatgtttttttctcttgattagaCTGGAGTTCTGGAAAGAACATCAAAGGTAAAGTGCACttctcatgtgatttttttttttttttttttttttttttattgtgtggaGATTCCTGTGTCAAATTTCCTGTGTAAAATTTGCTGGGTTTATTAAGTCTGCGGGTTGATGTGCTTCCTCAGTGTTAGCCAATTATTGGCAGAAGGAATATTGTTCCCGTTCCAGGCTCCATTCCTAGGAGTCATCACGTGCCTCTGCTGGCCTCTCAGGCTGGTCCAACGTGTCTGAGAGGCCAGCTAAGCAGGTCTGCACTCATCCTGCAGCTTGGAGCCAAACCACTCGGAGCCTAAGCCAAACCACCTCAACCACCTAGATCAGCTGGTCCCTAGATGACCTCTAGATGCATGAGCGAGAACAAATGATCCGAGACTTAGTCCCCTGAATTGaaggcatgcttcattgtttgCAATAGCCAGCTGATGCAGAGCTGAAACAGCTGAcagttctttctctctccatcctgAATAGTGTTCTGGGAACCTGGTACTTACCTCCCTCACCCAAGCCACAGGTATCCTCTACCATCCCTCCACTTCTTCTTCTCTCCCGCCTTATCACCCAAGTCGAAAGGCAGTCCCAGAACCAGAGGGCTGTTATTGAGCTCTCTTCCCCCGCTCTCAGCTGCATGGTAGGTCCGGGATCCACTCTGCCACCACCCACCAACAGCAACAGCCTCAGGCTCATCCCTTCTCTAGGGCTTGGGGTACAGAGAGCAGATGGATATATGGGTGTATATTTCTCAAGTGAAGTGGTACAGGAAACCCCAAATGTTGAGTCCTTAGGTGTAGGATTTTTTGTTCTGTGGGTCGGTGAGTATGGTGAGGCTTAAGCAGAACAGTATTGGGAAAAATTTTcacccaaatatattttctatagggtggaaaattacaaaaggagaaataaaacaatccCCTATGAAGCTTCTTTCTGGTATAAATAAAATGATCTATATAACCTGTCCAACCAGCAGCTGTCATGCAGCAAAATAACTATTGGTCATTAAATATAAGACAAATCGTTTTatttgacaaaaatattaaattccaCCCATTAATTCCTGGACATCTGTTGATCATGTAACAGGACAACCTGCCCGTACAGCAAAAAAGTATTGAAGATACATGGCCCGCCACTCTTCTGGAGCTTAGAGCAAGAGCAGACATGAAGACAGgggagaggccaggcgtggtggctcacacctgtaatcccagcactttgggaggctgaggcaggcggatcacgatgtcaggagatcgagaccatcctggctaacacggtgaaaccccgtctctaccaaaaatacaaaaaattagccgggcgtggcggcgtgcacctgtagtcccagctactcgggaggctgaggcaggagaatggcgtgaacccaggaggcggagcttgcagtgagctgagattgcaccactgcactccagcctgggcaacagagcgagactctgtcaaaaaaaaaaaaaaaaaaaaaagacgggagAAACGGCCAGGCAAGGTAGAAGCTGGCTGTGTCCACATCTCTCAAGTCATGAGTACTCTGGGCTGGAATTTCATGTAAGACCTTTTGGGCATAatgaatgaggaggaggagaagagggactTTGTGCGGGATACAGTTCATGCTTCCGTGGCTGCTTTCTCCACGTCTATCAGTCCAAATCCTGGTCTTGACTTCTGCCCTTTCTAGTCCACGTTGGTTTCTAGCTTCTTAAATGACTTCAAGCTGCTCTCTTTGAATCTTAGACTCTCATGTCCTATCCTAGGCTGACCAGGTCCCATGCACCAGTGCCATTTCCCCTGAGTTGGGCACTAAGCTCTGTGAGACCAGTCACTCCATCCTCTGTTCTGGGATCTTGCCCAGGTGCCAGAAGAGTGCCAGTGAACTTGCGGGCATGGAAGATTTTACACACAAAGATTGAGATGGGAGTGGGAGAGCCAATGTGATACAGAAGGGGGTGAAGGGTGGGGCCCCTGAGCAGCCCACCCCTTACCCTGACGAAGGTCTCTGGAACGTCTGGAATGTCTCTTCCCCCTTCAGTCTGGGTTCTGCCTCAGCCATGAACTGGGAAGGAGTGAGGAGCATCCCAACGGAGGTGAGAATATCCCAGTGGCTCCAAACAGGAGGAATCGGTGTTCAGAAAGTCAGGTGATAAGCTTTACTGAGCACCTTCTGGGAGCTCAGCACTGGGCTAGGTGCTTTGCAGACAATTTAACCTTTTAAGGATGTCTTATTTCCAACCCAACTCTCCACTCCATTTTAGTGCTAAGGAGATGGAGGCTCAAAGGTAATTAACTTCCTCTGGTGATTTAGCTAGAACCGAGCTGCTACTGAATTTAAGCCTATATTGTCTTCCAAGAATCTCAGATCCAAAAAGGGGATCAAGAGAGAATCTGTGCCGGGTTCTGCGAGTAGACAGGTCCAGCATTAGTGCTGTTTTTCCAGAGAATCAGGAAAcctgagagagagaaattgttggtgtgtgtgtgtgtgtgtgtgtgtgtgtgtttggagggaGAGGTGGTCTTGAAGTAGAGAAATATTTCATCCACATTTCAGTCACCTGAACCCCAGAGAGGAGGGGACTGAACTCCAGACATACAGGGTCCTTAAGTCTTTGACAAAGTAAGGGGTAGGCTCAGCCAAGGTTGAGAGAAAAGGCCCAAGCCATCCCCCTGAGCACCAGAGCCTCAGATCTTCCTTCTAGAAAGCATCCTAGACCATGCTAGTGGTCAGGCACTTCGGAGGTCAATTTATCCACCCTTCTCCTTCTACTGCGAGGAATCTGAGAGGCTATGGGGTCTGGCCCTTCTCTCCCTGATAGCTGTTCCTTTCCCAGAACCCTGAGGCCCCAGAAACCCTCTACTCCAGACCCTGCTCATTGCAGGACCCACAGTGGGACTCTGTGTCTGCACAGGACCACTCCGTTCTCCACAGAGAGGGACTGTCCCGGAGGGGTCACAGAGGAGGTTGCCCCAGGGCTTCTGTCCAGTCTGGCGCTGGGCCCACACTAGGGTAGAGCTCCACTGAAAGTCATGATGGGCAGGCAGAGAAGGGAGCAGAGGTCAGGCGCGGCCTGGGCCGGCAGGTCAGGAGGCCTCTGGGATGGCGAGGAGAGGTCGCTCTTCTCCGGCTTGTAGCAGGGTGAAACCTCACATctgtggggcagggcaggggccagggatCAGAGCAAGCCCCCATCCCTCCAGCTCCTTCCAGGCCTCTGGGTTGGTGGGAGCAGAAATTGCTCCCCTCCCTGGGATGCCCCTTTCCTACCTGACTACACTCTGCAGGATCTTCCTCTCATCCTGGTCCAGGCACACAGCAAATGGGCAGCTGTTGGAACCAATGATCTGCACCTTGTCCACTTTGATCTGCGATGTGCTAATCTGGAAGGAAGGTCCAGGTCAGCCCCGAATCCCTGGCCACGCAACACTGCCAGCCCCTGGCAGTTCTTTCTCTCAGAACTGCCCATCTGCTTCTGGCGGTGTGGGAGGGCAGGGGTTTGTCTGACCGCGCTCCAGGGTTAATGGCCAGGTCTGGGGAGGGAGCCTGAGGCCTCCATCAGCCCCTgcctcctctccagcatctggaAGAAGCAAGTGCCCCCTGAGGAGACTCTGCCCTGCTTGCTGCCCTCACTAGGGCAGCCCCAGGTCCCCTGATGCAGAGCCTGCTTTCTTTGGTCTCAGAGTCTTAGGACTCTCCTGGCACCCAccccataacttttttttttttttttgagacggagtctcgctctgttacccaggctggagtgcggtggcgcgatctccactcactgcaagctccacctcccgggttcacgccattctcctgcctcagcctcccgtgtagctgggactacaggcgcctgccaccaagcccagctaatttttgtatttttagtagagacggagtttcaccgtgttagtcagaatggtctcgatctcctgacctcgtgatccgcccgtctcggcctcccaaagtgctgggattacaggcgtgagccaccgcgcccagccgacacCCCATAACTTTTCCACATACACGCGTCCTTTCACAGGGCACCCCTACCTCCCCGACACCCCACAACACTCCACACCCCTCAAACATCCCCAAATCACACCCCTCACCCTGCCTCTCCTCCCCcacctctcctctttctctctcacacacacacacgtctgtACACACGTGGACGTACAtgtgcacacgtacacacacatacatgtgcacgcACACGTACGCACGTACACACATACGCACATGCATGCTCCAATAAGTCTCTTGAGGGTATGGCTGGAAGGAGAGGGAAGCCCGTACCTGGTTAAAGCCCTTCTTGGATTTGGAGTTCTGCCTTTTCACCACTTCTGTCAGGTTTAGCGTCAGGGCCTCCATGCTGGAATCTGAAGGGCAAGGGCACTCAGGCCAGGCTCAGAGCATCTCCCTACGGCGACCCCACCCTGCGCACCCCACTCACCCAGCTCCTCCTGCTTCCGGCAGGCCTTGTTGAGGTTCACGGAGGTACAGACCTTCTCCAGGTTGCTCCAGCGACTTCGTCCACTGATGGCCCCCTGGAAATGCAGCATAGCCAGACCCTCTGAGTCCAGAGGCCCCCAGGCCTGCCACCTTCTCTTTGAAGGCCCATCAGTGACAGGGGGTTGCCTCTAGTCAGCATGTCCCCAGAAAGCTCTCTCTTATTCACCAGGGCCCCTGTGCCACCCTGGATAGACCTGGATGACTCCAGGGAGGAGCCCACATCACTGGTTTGGTCTAGCCTCTGTGACCAGGTTGAAAGGGACAAGAGCTGAGAGCACCTGCAGGGGTGGTCCTGAGGTTCTCCTGCCGGGCCCAGAGCGAGGAACGGATGGACCCACAGACATGCTGTTTCTGGCAGAGCCAGACCCGAACCCCCTCTTCAAGTCTTTGTGTGAATGTCTCTGTCATCAGGGACCTCCCTGTTGTTAAACCCAAGAACACTTCTTGGTCCTCAGCTTACTTGACCTTATAGTTCACGGCTCTCCCCTCCTTGAAAACCTCTCCTGGGCTTTTGTGATGGAACCTTCCTGGTTTCCCTAGCGCCTCTCTGGCTGATGCCTCTCTGCTTTGCTGGATGGCCACCCTCTGCCCACCATTCATCACGAAGGCCTCAAGCCTCTCCCCTTGGTCCTCTGCTCCTTGTATTCCCTGCTTCCCCACTTCAGGAGTCTCCTCCGTAACCTTTTTCCACTAGCAGCTGTCCACCCATCTTCGTATTCACCACAAAGTCGGGCCCGTTGAGCCAGCTGCCTATTCTCACTGTCTCCTTATACCTCTCAAGGCCTCTCCACCTCAATAATATGTCCCGACCCAAACTCAGGATCTTCCCCAACTGGACCCGGGTCTCTTCCCGTGGTCCTCACCTGAGAAGATGGTGCTGCCAGTCACACAGGAGCGACGCCAGGAGTCTGGCCTCTCCTTTCCTAACCCATCCATGAGCCCTGCTGATTACATCACTCCCATCTGTCTCCTATTCCTTTCCAGCTCCGCCACCACTACCCTAGTGAAGGCTGCTGCCCTCATTTCTCTTCTGGACCATGGCAACAGCCTCCTAGCTGGCCTTCCCGCATCACCTGCGGACCCTCCCAATCTCTTGTCCACAGAGCTGCCAGAGGGAGCCTCCAAGCCTCAGATCTGATCATGTCACAAGCATTCCCAGCCCGACCACAAACGTAAGCCTCCTTAATGGATATCCACTGCTTTTAGGaccaaaataaaattcctttcattgggtcaggcatggtggcttatgcctgtaatcccaacactttgggaggccaaggcaggtggatcacgaggtcaggagttcgagaccagcctggccaacatggtgaaacctcgtctctactaaagatacaaaaaattagctgggtgtggtggcaggcgcctgtaatcccagctactcaggaggctgaggcaggagaatcgcttgaacccgggaaacctGGTATGTGGCTGCAGTGAGTGTTGGTGCCTCCTACCCACCTTCTTCACTGCCAAATGCACCGCAGCCCCAACGCCACCGTCCGTCTGCTGTTTTATTGCCTTGTCATCACTTGCCACTGTCTGGAATTATCTTGGctatttctttgtttcctcatttcttgtCTGTCTCCCTCCTCTAGACAAGCTAAAGTGAGGCCTAGGCTTCCCTGCTCAacctctctttccctctgcccAGCACAGAGGTGGCATGGGCGGGTGCTAAGAGGATATCTTTGGAATGGccgaaggaagaaagggaaggaggcgggaaagaaggaaggagcccACCTGTGAGGCCAAGCTTCCCTCAGCCTAGAACTTGGGATGTGATCTGCTCAGAGAACTCATGTCTTCTGGCATGTCATGGACAGCCCTCCACCTCCCTACAACTCTCCTCACTCCTTTCTCATGCCAATCCCACCTTGCATGCAGCCTGCCAGGCACATTGGTGCCCCCGAGACCCTGGCTTCTCCCTCAAGTGCCTCTGGAAGCCTTCCCTTGCCCCCTCTCATCCCCAGCCCTGTAGCCAGGCCcagcagacccccacccctgggcTGCTGCTGAGCGCATTCAGGTGAGGACAGAGAACATGGTGGGAGAGAGGCTTCGGAGGCCAAGAAGCACAGAGATATCCACTTCTtcccctctctgcttctctgagcATCCAGGGGAGCCTGCTGTGGCCTTCCAGCATAAAGACTGGGGCCCAGGAACACACAAGTCCAGCTCTGGGCCCAAGCTCTGGCGGAGGAAGGATCAGTAGCAGATCCTGAAGGGGAAGGAGCCCCAACGTGGGTCTTACCTTGCTGTAAATAATCTGTAGTGTTAGAGGAACAGCCTCCCGGTCGTCATCGATGCCCAGCCGCTTGCTGCCAGGACCTGTGCCACACACAGACAGACCCTTCACTCCCTCTGGCTTCCCAGGCTCCTCACGAACGCAGTGGCCTTGCCTCGTTGGGACTTACCTCCCCATCCCCTACCACATTGACGGTGACTCCCTAGGGATCTGTCTCACCAAGGCCCTGCATCTCTCTCTGGCTCCACCTTCCGGACGCCTCCACCTCCTCAGTGACCCCATCACTCCAGGGCCTCATCTCTGCTGTGATCACACCTTCCCAGGGTCCCGCCTCCCCAGGGCCCCACCTCCTGGGTAACCCTGCCTCCCCAGGGCCCATCTGTTGGGTAAGCCGGCCTCCACATGGCCCAACCTCCCTTGTAACCCCCACCCATGGTCCCGCCTCCCGGTAACCCTGCCTCACCAGGGTCCTGACTCACAGGCAACCCCGCCTCCCCACGGTCTCGCCTCCTGGGTAAGCCAGCACCCTCAGGGCCCCACTTCCTGGGTAACCCCGCCCTGCCATGGCCCCACCTCCTGGGTAACCCCGCCCGCCATGGCCCCACCTCCTGGGTAACCCCGCCCGCCATGGCCCTGCCTCTCAGTAACCCTGCCTCCCCAGGGACCCACCTACCGGGCAACCCCGCCTCCCCATGGCCCCGCCTCCTAGGTAACCCCGCCCTCCCATGGCCCCACCTCCTGTGCAACCCCGCCTTCCCATGGCCCCACCTCCCAGGTAACCCCACCTCCCCAGAGCTCCACATTTCGCCTCCCAGGCCCCGCCTCCCCGCCTGTCTCTGCTCAGGTAGTACCCACCTGAAGCCTTGATGGCACGTGTGGCAGCGGAGTGACCCAGCTCCAAGGAGTGGATGAAGATCTCTGTCGTCTTCTCCCCAGTGATGAAGGTCAGCTGGAGAGTGCAGGAGCATGTACATCAGTGTGAACCCCCTGGAGGGGTCCATTCGGCTCCTCCAGCATAGACCTGCTGGCTGTCCCAAGGCAGGGGTGGGGACTTGCAGGCCCCGCAGGTGGGGAAGAGGCGGTGCGGGTCAGGGAGGCCTTACCTCCGTCTGATAGACTTGCAGCAGCACCGGTCTGGCGGCAAAGCGGCAGTAGTAGAGTagcatgtcggccaggatgggcAGCTGGGTGGGGGAGCCCTCCAGGGCCTGGGCTTCAGCCTTCAGGGACTGCTGTGGCCAGAGGGAAGGGGCAGCCAATccagatgggtgggtggatagatggcaagaaggagcaagaattagggaggaagacagaagagagacATAGAGGCAGCCAGCCAGGGGGAGCTGGTGAGGTGGAAGCAGGAAGCAGGGGAGGGCCGGTGCCCAGCCTCCATGCGCCTCACCTGACCCGGCCTCCGGGGAGGCTTCTGGCTTAGCCAGACAAGGGCAGGAGTTGAGGAAGGGGGCTGAAATCTGAGGTCCCCTGGACCCTTCTGAGGCCCCTCCTCCATCACTGCAGTGACCCCAGCTCTTGCCCTCAGTGTCCTGAGTTCAGGCTCGGTCCTGCTTCTCACCCACACTCCCTGATCTTTTTTAGGAGGGCCCAGGTCCTCCATGGGGGCCTCAAGCTGGATTCCCTAAATCCagggccttctttttttttttttttttttttttttttttgagatggagtctcgctctgccgcccaggctggagtgcagtggcgggatctcggctcactgcaagctccgcctcccaggttcacaccattctcctgcctcagcctcccgagtagctgggactacaggtgtccgccaccacgcccggctagtttttcgtattttttagtagagacggggtttcactgtgttaaccaggattatctcaatctcctgacctcgtgatccgcccgcctcggcctcccaaagtgctgggattacaggcttgagccaccgcgcccggccaatccagGGCCTTCTAAGTGAGGCTGGGTGACTGCAGCCAGTGGGCCCTGTTCCACAACCCCAGGGGTCACTTACCTGGCACAGAACTTCAGGGGGCAGGTGCATGAGGCCTAGCACATTGCGCTCATACCAGGGGTCCAGCATGCCGAGGTAGTGGGAGATGTCATTGGTGCTCTCCTCCCATGGGGTGGTGCCCAGCTCCTAGCCAGAGGAACAACAGTCATTCCCAGCTCCCCAGGAGGCCTGCCCATCCTAGTTCCAGGGCCTTGGATGGCATCCGCAGCCCCAAGCTGAGTTTCTCCCGGCCCTTGTGGAAGTATGACAACTTTCAGTCTTTGTCATATGGCAAAATGTCACGTCCAAGTGCAGGGAGTGAGGGCCAGGCAGGGGCAGGTGCACTGTCAACACAGGGGATTGCTTTCCATGACTTCCAATCGGCTTCCTTCAGGTAGCCAGAACTCTACATTACCACCCCACTGGCCCAGTCTGGGGACGTACTCCAGGGCTGGCGTGCCTAGGGGAGTCTGTCGGAGGTGAGGGCGTCTGGCTCCGAGGGGGTGGACAGGCACCAGGGCTGGTCCCATGACTTCGCTTCACAGGCACATAGAAGAACTGAAGTTTGAAGAACCGTGTGAGGAGTGGGCGATTGTTCTCCAGCCGCCTGGCAAGAAGAAGATAGTGAgaagggggccgggcatggtggctcacgcctgtaatcccagcactttggaaggctgaggtgggtggatcacctgaggccaggagttcaagaccagcctggccaacatggggaaaccccatctctactaagaaaaaaaaaaaaaaaaaaattagtcaggtgtggtggcgtgcacctgtaatcccagcttcttgggaggctgaggcacgagaatcgcttgaaccggagagtcagaggttacagtgagccgagatcacgccactgcactccagcccaggcaacagagcaagactctgtctcaaaataatagtaatcataataaatgaatgaatgaataaataaataaataaataaataaactctgtctcaatagtaatcataataaataaataaataaataaataaataaataaaggaaattttgGTTCCTCTGGGGCCTAAGCCTCAGGCCCCAGATTCCACCAGCACAACGCTGTTACCCAGGGCAGAGCGATGCCTCCCCATTACGGCTCTTACCGAAGGTTGCTATATGCCCGAGCCACCTTCCCTGAAATCCGATCGGAGCCAAAGACCACAACACGTAGCGTGGAGGCCTTGGGATCCTCATCTCCACTCAGGAAGGGGCGGCGGCGCTGGTGACGTGAAGCAGGGGCTAGAAGCCAGCTGGGCAGCTGGGTACTGAGtttgggctggggcagggagcgGGAGCGCTGGGCCCGGGAAGGGGGCGATACTGGTTCGTCCAGGGGGCTGCAGAGGCTCCCTGCCCGCCGCAGGGGCAGGGCCGTGTCCGAGTTGCCCTCCAGGCTCCGAGAGTCCCTCCGCAGTACCAGCTGGCTGGTGCTCTTGAAGAGTTTATAGATCCTGATGAACTTCTGCCCAGGCCTGCGGTGGCCCCGGCGTTCCTGGCTGCCCTGCCTCCTGGGCCACTCGGAGGAGCTCTCCTCGCTGTCCTCCACGTAGCCGCTGTCCATGCCATCCGAGAGGCCTGAGACAAAGGAAGTCAGCAGATGGCGCGAGAGGGCTGGCCCTGAGGCCTGGGAGGATGCAAGGGACAGGGTGGAGTCGTGGGACGCCAGAGAGCTGGTGGAGAGCAGGGAGTCTCTCTCGGCACAATGCCCGTCAGTTTCcaagtcctcctcctcctcctcctcctcttcctcctcttcatcatCTGCCAGGATCCCTGGCTGGAGCAGCTCCTGTTCCTTGAGCAGGATTTCCTGCAGGATGTCTGCAGGGAAGCAAGGCCAGTACTGTCTGGGTGTCTGGGCCCCCAAATCCCCTTCCATATTCCCTTTGGAGGGGAGACAGCAGAAGTACTCAGGGCCAGCCCAGGACTCCTAGCACTGCCCCCTGCTCTGCTTAGAGCCTGCTCAGGTGGGAGAGCTTTGGGGACGGGGTGGGAGCTGCACGGACCCAGGACCGAAAGACAGCTCAGGCAATGTGGGGCGTGGGTGTCACCAGGGCCCCGGCTCCTTACCAAAGCTGTCCTGGTTCCAGCTGTAGGTGTAACACCGGGCGACAGGGATGGGGATGGTATGGAGCTTCCCTGGTTTTGCAGTGTCTGTAAGAACAGGGAGGATAGGAGAAGAGGGCTGGGAAGAGGCCTTGGAGATTGGCCAGTCCAGTCCCCTTGTCTTGGAGAAGAGACTAGAGATGGGACAGGATCAGCACAATGATGCATAGCTGGATAGGTTGAGGCTGAGTTAGAGCCAGGGTGCGGACTCCCAGCCAGAGGACCCTTCTTTCAAGGCATGCCCTTTATGAGCTGTGCAAACGTGGCCAAGCCACaacctctgagcctcat harbors:
- the PIK3R5 gene encoding phosphoinositide 3-kinase regulatory subunit 5 isoform X2 — its product is MQPGATTCTEDRIQHALERCLHGLSLGRRSTSWSAGLCLNCWSLQELVSRDPGHFLILLEQILQKTREVQEKGIYDLLTPLALLFYSTVLCTPHFPPDSDLLLKAASTYHRFLTWPVPYCSICQELLTFIDAELKAPGISYQRLVRAEQGLPIRSHRSSTVTVLLLNPVEVQAEFLAVANKLSTPGHSPHSAYTTLLLHAFQATFGAHCDVPGLHCRLQAKTLAELEDIFTETAEAQELASGIGDAAEARRWLRTKLQAVGEKAGFPGVLDTAKPGKLHTIPIPVARCYTYSWNQDSFDILQEILLKEQELLQPGILADDEEEEEEEEEEEDLETDGHCAERDSLLSTSSLASHDSTLSLASSQASGPALSRHLLTSFVSGLSDGMDSGYVEDSEESSSEWPRRQGSQERRGHRRPGQKFIRIYKLFKSTSQLVLRRDSRSLEGNSDTALPLRRAGSLCSPLDEPVSPPSRAQRSRSLPQPKLSTQLPSWLLAPASRHQRRRPFLSGDEDPKASTLRVVVFGSDRISGKVARAYSNLRRLENNRPLLTRFFKLQFFYVPVKRSHGTSPGACPPPRSQTPSPPTDSPRHASPGELGTTPWEESTNDISHYLGMLDPWYERNVLGLMHLPPEVLCQSLKAEAQALEGSPTQLPILADMLLYYCRFAARPVLLQVYQTELTFITGEKTTEIFIHSLELGHSAATRAIKASGPGSKRLGIDDDREAVPLTLQIIYSKGAISGRSRWSNLEKVCTSVNLNKACRKQEELDSSMEALTLNLTEVVKRQNSKSKKGFNQISTSQIKVDKVQIIGSNSCPFAVCLDQDERKILQSVVRCEVSPCYKPEKSDLSSPSQRPPDLPAQAAPDLCSLLCLPIMTFSGALP
- the PIK3R5 gene encoding phosphoinositide 3-kinase regulatory subunit 5 isoform X1, which translates into the protein MQPGATTCTEDRIQHALERCLHGLSLGRRSTSWSAGLCLNCWSLQELVSRDPGHFLILLEQILQKTREVQEKGIYDLLTPLALLFYSTVLCTPHFPPDSDLLLKAASTYHRFLTWPVPYCSICQELLTFIDAELKAPGISYQRLVRAEQGLPIRSHRSSTVTVLLLNPVEVQAEFLAVANKLSTPGHSPHSAYTTLLLHAFQATFGAHCDVPGLHCRLQAKTLAELEDIFTETAEAQELASGIGDAAEARRWLRTKLQAVGEKAGFPGVLDTAKPGKLHTIPIPVARCYTYSWNQDSFDILQEILLKEQELLQPGILADDEEEEEEEEEEEDLETDGHCAERDSLLSTSSLASHDSTLSLASSQASGPALSRHLLTSFVSGLSDGMDSGYVEDSEESSSEWPRRQGSQERRGHRRPGQKFIRIYKLFKSTSQLVLRRDSRSLEGNSDTALPLRRAGSLCSPLDEPVSPPSRAQRSRSLPQPKLSTQLPSWLLAPASRHQRRRPFLSGDEDPKASTLRVVVFGSDRISGKVARAYSNLRRLENNRPLLTRFFKLQFFYVPVKRSHGTSPGACPPPRSQTPSPPTDSPRHASPGELGTTPWEESTNDISHYLGMLDPWYERNVLGLMHLPPEVLCQQSLKAEAQALEGSPTQLPILADMLLYYCRFAARPVLLQVYQTELTFITGEKTTEIFIHSLELGHSAATRAIKASGPGSKRLGIDDDREAVPLTLQIIYSKGAISGRSRWSNLEKVCTSVNLNKACRKQEELDSSMEALTLNLTEVVKRQNSKSKKGFNQISTSQIKVDKVQIIGSNSCPFAVCLDQDERKILQSVVRCEVSPCYKPEKSDLSSPSQRPPDLPAQAAPDLCSLLCLPIMTFSGALP